The following are encoded in a window of Catharus ustulatus isolate bCatUst1 chromosome 12, bCatUst1.pri.v2, whole genome shotgun sequence genomic DNA:
- the CIAO2A gene encoding cytosolic iron-sulfur assembly component 2A, with amino-acid sequence MALVLALLSQALARVWRSPGSSARHAPPSRAMEHDRAIEVYDIIRTIRDPEKPNTLEELEVVTENCVEVQEIGEDEYLVIIRFTPTVPHCSLATLIGLCLRVKLQRCLPFRHKLEIYISEGTHSTEEDINKQINDKERVAAAMENPNLREIVEQCVTEPD; translated from the exons ATGGCGCTGGTGCTGGCGCTGCTCTCGCAGGCGCTGGCCCGGGTGTGGCGGAGCCCCGGCAGTAGCGCCCGCCATGCGCCCCCGAGCCGCGCCATGGAGCACGACAGGGCCATCGAGGTCTACG ATATAATCCGGACTATCCGGGACCCGGAGAAGCCAAACACTCTGGAAGAACTGGAAGTGGTGACGGAGAACTGCGTGGAAGTGCAGGAGATAGGGGAGGATGAATATCTGGTCATCATCAGGTTTACACCAACAGTACCTCATTGCTCCTTGGCCACTCTCATCG GCCTTTGTTTAAGAGTAAAACTTCAGAGATGTTTGCCTTTTAGACACAAG CTGGAGATCTACATCTCTGAGGGCACACATTCCACGGAGGAGGACA TCAACAAGCAGATCAATGACAAGGAGAGGGTGGCAGCAGCCATGGAGAACCCGAACCTGCGGGAGATCGTGGAGCAGTGCGTGACTGAGCCCGACTAG